One part of the Eucalyptus grandis isolate ANBG69807.140 chromosome 10, ASM1654582v1, whole genome shotgun sequence genome encodes these proteins:
- the LOC104423203 gene encoding F-box/LRR-repeat protein 14 → MDGLPDQLVWEILDRITKTTDRNATSLACKRLYMLDNEQRHSLRVGCGLDPVNEALTALCIRFPNLAKVEISYSGWMSKLGKQLDDQGLLILSNYCPSLSNLTLSYCAFISDAGLRHLTSCSKLSALKLNFTPRITGCGILSVVLGCKNLTVLHLMRCLNVSSVEWLHHIGKLETLEDLAIKNCRAIGEGDLVKLGASWRKIRRLQFEVDANYRYMKVHDRSVDRWQTQQVPCENMLEMSLVNCIIHPGRGLASVLGHCKNLESICLDMCVGIRDCDIINLSQKSRKLRSLSLRVPSDYSLPLLMNNPLRLTDESLQALAQNCSMLEEIMISFSDGEFPSFSSFTLNGILSLVKMCPIRKLALDHLDSFNDDGMEALCFAQHLEFLQFVRCQEVSDEGLQHVIHFPSLRTLRLVKCLGITDDGLKPLVGSQKLELLVVEDCPQISERGLQGAAESVSFRQDLSWMY, encoded by the coding sequence ATGGATGGTTTACCGGATCAATTGGTTTGGGAAATCTTGGACAGGATCACGAAAACAACAGACAGGAATGCTACTTCTCTAGCATGTAAAAGGCTTTACATGCTGGATAATGAACAGAGACATTCTCTTCGTGTCGGGTGTGGATTAGACCCTGTAAATGAAGCTCTGACTGCTCTCTGCATCAGGTTCCCAAATTTGGCAAAGGTAGAAATAAGTTATTCTGGTTGGATGTCCAAATTGGGGAAACAGTTGGACGACCAAGGCCTTCTGATTCTTTCCAACTATTGTCCCTCTTTGAGCAATCTCACCTTAAGTTACTGCGCGTTCATATCAGATGCGGGTCTTCGCCATTTGACTTCATGTTCCAAGCTCTCTGCTTTGAAGTTGAACTTTACACCACGAATTACTGGCTGTGGCATATTATCTGTTGTGCTGGGCTGCAAAAATCTCACTGTTCTCCATCTTATGCGATGTTTAAATGTTTCCAGTGTTGAGTGGCTACACCACATCGGAAAGCTTGAGACCCTAGAAGATCTTGCAATAAAGAATTGTAGGGCAATCGGTGAGGGTGATTTGGTTAAGCTAGGTGCTAGTTGGAGAAAAATAAGGCGTTTACAGTTTGAAGTAGATGCTAATTACAGATACATGAAGGTTCATGATCGCTCAGTGGATCGATGGCAAACACAGCAGGTCCCATGTGAAAATATGCTGGAGATGAGCTTGGTCAATTGCATCATCCACCCGGGGAGAGGTCTAGCGTCCGTGCTGGGTCATTGTAAAAACCTAGAGAGTATATGCTTGGACATGTGTGTTGGGATCAGGGACTGTGATATCAtcaatttatcacaaaagtccAGGAAACTTCGTTCTCTGTCACTTCGAGTCCCATCAGACTACTCACTACCTCTTTTGATGAATAACCCGTTGAGATTGACAGATGAGAGTCTACAAGCTTTGGCTCAGAATTGTTCGATGCTTGAAGAAATTATGATATCCTTCTCCGATGGGGagtttccttcattttcttcattcacATTGAATGGTATTCTTAGTTTGGTCAAAATGTGCCCCATCCGCAAACTAGCTCTTGACCATCTAGACTCCTTCAATGACGATGGGATGGAGGCGCTGTGCTTTGCTCAGCATTTGGAGTTCTTGCAGTTCGTCAGATGCCAAGAGGTAAGTGACGAGGGACTGCAGCATGTTATCCACTTTCCTTCTTTGCGGACCTTGCGATTGGTAAAGTGCCTAGGAATCACCGATGATGGCCTGAAGCCACTTGTGGGATCACAAAAGTTAGAGTTGCTTGTGGTGGAAGATTGTCCTCAGATTTCAGAAAGGGGCCTTCAAGGTGCTGCAGAATCTGTTTCTTTCAGGCAAGACTTGTCATGGATGTATTGA